In the genome of Streptomyces sp. V2I9, one region contains:
- a CDS encoding ABC transporter ATP-binding protein: protein MGIEVVVEGLTKSFGKQNIWQDVSLTLPAGEVSVMLGPSGTGKTVFLKSIIGLLKPEQGRVLINGVDMVNSPEREIMETRKLFGLMFQDGALFGSMSLFDNIAFPLREHTRKKESEIRRIVMERIDIVGLLGAEGKLPGEISGGMRKRAGLARALVLDPQIILCDEPDSGLDPVRTAYLSQLLIDLNAQIDATMLIVTHNLDIAATVPDNMGMLFCRNLVTFGPREVLLTSDTPVVSQFLAGRREGPIGMSEEKDAATLAAEQLGDTAPLPTGPRTVVPQLEPSPGMPVRQGALRRRERVMSMMGQLPEAARTAILNSYAPAAGGARA from the coding sequence ATGGGAATCGAAGTAGTCGTCGAGGGCCTGACGAAGTCCTTCGGTAAGCAGAACATCTGGCAGGACGTCAGCCTCACCCTGCCCGCCGGTGAAGTGAGCGTCATGCTCGGGCCTTCCGGAACCGGCAAGACCGTCTTCCTGAAATCCATCATCGGGCTACTCAAGCCCGAACAGGGACGCGTCCTCATCAACGGCGTCGACATGGTGAACAGCCCCGAGCGCGAGATCATGGAGACCCGGAAGCTCTTCGGCCTCATGTTCCAGGACGGGGCCCTTTTCGGCTCGATGTCGCTCTTCGACAACATCGCCTTCCCGCTGCGCGAGCACACGCGCAAGAAGGAATCCGAGATTCGCCGGATCGTCATGGAGCGCATCGACATCGTCGGCCTCCTCGGCGCCGAGGGGAAGCTGCCGGGCGAGATATCCGGCGGTATGCGCAAGCGCGCCGGCCTCGCCCGCGCCCTGGTCCTGGACCCGCAGATCATCCTCTGCGACGAGCCGGACTCCGGGCTCGACCCGGTCCGCACCGCCTACCTCTCGCAGCTCCTCATCGACCTCAACGCCCAGATCGACGCGACGATGCTCATCGTCACCCACAACCTCGACATCGCGGCGACCGTCCCCGACAACATGGGCATGCTGTTCTGCCGCAACCTCGTCACCTTCGGCCCGCGCGAGGTGCTGCTCACCAGCGACACGCCCGTCGTCTCCCAGTTCCTCGCCGGACGCCGCGAAGGACCCATCGGCATGTCCGAGGAGAAGGACGCCGCCACCCTCGCCGCCGAGCAACTGGGTGACACCGCCCCGCTCCCCACCGGGCCCCGCACGGTCGTCCCCCAGCTGGAGCCCTCGCCCGGCATGCCGGTACGCCAGGGCGCGCTGCGCCGCCGGGAGCGGGTCATGTCGATGATGGGCCAGCTGCCGGAGGCCGCCCGTACGGCGATCCTCAACAGCTACGCCCCGGCCGCGGGAGGTGCGCGCGCGTGA
- a CDS encoding ABC transporter permease, producing MTAPMPVRPPGPPEKDPPTSGQDAAARPATGRRRPSRLLAPLRQTGQLFALAVAVARAIFRRPFQVREFIEQFWFVASVTILPAALVSIPFGAVIALQVGSLTQQLGAQSFTGGASVLAVIQQASPLIVALLISGAAGSAICADLGSRKIREELDAMEVMGVSPIQRLVVPRVLATMLVAFLLNGLISVVGTLGGYFFNVVMQDGTPGAYLASFSALAQLPDLYIGEFKALVFGFIAGIVAAYRGLNPRGGPKGVGDAVNQSVVITFMLLFFVNMVLTAIYLQIVPAKGS from the coding sequence GTGACCGCCCCGATGCCGGTGCGGCCGCCCGGGCCGCCCGAGAAGGACCCGCCCACATCCGGCCAGGACGCGGCCGCCCGTCCCGCCACCGGCCGGCGGCGGCCCTCCCGGCTCCTCGCACCGCTCCGTCAGACCGGGCAGCTGTTCGCGCTCGCCGTCGCCGTGGCCCGCGCGATCTTCCGGCGGCCTTTCCAGGTACGGGAGTTCATCGAGCAGTTCTGGTTCGTCGCCAGCGTCACCATCCTGCCCGCGGCCCTCGTCTCCATCCCGTTCGGCGCGGTCATCGCCCTTCAGGTCGGCTCGCTCACCCAGCAGCTCGGCGCCCAGTCCTTCACCGGCGGCGCCAGCGTCCTCGCGGTGATCCAGCAGGCCAGTCCGCTCATCGTGGCCCTGCTGATCTCCGGGGCCGCCGGCTCCGCGATCTGCGCCGACCTCGGCTCGCGCAAGATCCGCGAGGAACTCGACGCGATGGAGGTCATGGGCGTCTCGCCCATCCAGCGCCTTGTCGTCCCCCGCGTGCTCGCCACCATGCTCGTCGCCTTCCTGCTCAACGGCCTGATCTCGGTGGTCGGCACGCTCGGCGGCTACTTCTTCAACGTGGTGATGCAGGACGGCACGCCCGGCGCCTACCTCGCGAGCTTCTCCGCCCTCGCCCAGCTGCCCGACCTCTACATCGGCGAGTTCAAGGCCCTCGTCTTCGGCTTCATCGCCGGCATCGTCGCCGCCTACCGCGGCCTCAACCCACGCGGCGGCCCCAAGGGCGTCGGCGACGCGGTCAACCAGTCCGTCGTCATCACCTTCATGCTGCTGTTCTTCGTGA